In the Arachis ipaensis cultivar K30076 chromosome B10, Araip1.1, whole genome shotgun sequence genome, one interval contains:
- the LOC107621465 gene encoding uncharacterized protein LOC107621465 isoform X1 codes for MVTRDITKDLLSRMPSPAPRWQDYCPNMKDELFKGFLEKHEFASNYDKAMARTVWNKTMHDRYPDILKRARDRAFKEANSTSIADIKGHGPKAMKVDVWNGLVDHWLDSKWQNKSVAGQKNRAAMPAHKLHTAGSISFGEHKRRKEAKLKRRVSFLEVYDDVHKKKSGEYVSEVSKEIIDSYGEAISQKYGEDLIDQPEVDPDVWTEVAGTNKKGRVHGLGRSLDIGIHDHRDVPLPEDTGVSTVKSVSHTDITEAIKEALPSAINAVLPSVVNEAIQSNLLSLLSKIPGFPQEKNH; via the exons ATGGTAACTCGTGACATCACGAAAGATTTATTAAGTAGGATGCCTTCTCCAGCGCCAAGATGGCAGGATTATTGTCCAAACATGAAGGACGAATTGTTTAAAGGTTTTCTG GAAAAACATGAATTTGCATCAAATTATGATAAGGCTATGGCAAGAACTGTTTGGAATAAGACAATGCATGACCGCTATCCTGATATTTTGAAAAGAGCAAGGGATAGAGCTTTTAAGGAGGCAAACTCTACTAGTATTGCTGATATTAAGGGTCATGGACCTAAAGCAATGAAAGTTGATGTTTGGAATGGATTAGTTGATCATTGGTTAGATTCAAAGTGGCAAAACAAGTCTGTGGCCGGTCAAAAAAATAGGGCTGCTATGCCTGCTCATAAACTACACACTGCAGGGTCTATCAGTTTTGGCGAACACAAGAGAAGAAAG GAAGCTAAGTTGAAGCGTCGGGTATCTTTCCTTGAAGTATATGATGATGTTCATAAGAAAAAAAGTGGAGAATATGTTTCTGAAGTATCCAAGGAAATTATT GACTCATATGGAgaggcaatatcacaaaaatatggagaagatttAATAGATCAACCTGAAGTTGATCCTGACGTGTGGACAGAAGTTGCAGGAACCAACAAGAAAGGACGAGTTCATGGGTTAGGCCGCAGTTTGGATATTGGTATTCATGATCATAGAGATGTGCCATTACCTGAAGATACAGGTGTTTCTACAGTCAAGTCAGTTTCACACACAGACATCACTGAGGCTATTAAAGAAGCATTGCCTAGTGCTATAAATGCAGTGTTGCCTAGTGTTGTAAATGAAGCTATACAGAGTAATTTATTGTCTCTCCTTTCTAAGATTCCAGGATTCCCCCAAGAGAAGAACCATTAG
- the LOC107621465 gene encoding uncharacterized protein LOC107621465 isoform X2 — protein MVTRDITKDLLSRMPSPAPRWQDYCPNMKDELFKGFLEKHEFASNYDKAMARTVWNKTMHDRYPDILKRARDRAFKEANSTSIADIKGHGPKAMKVDVWNGLVDHWLDSKWQNKSVAGQKNRAAMPAHKLHTAGSISFGEHKRRKDSYGEAISQKYGEDLIDQPEVDPDVWTEVAGTNKKGRVHGLGRSLDIGIHDHRDVPLPEDTGVSTVKSVSHTDITEAIKEALPSAINAVLPSVVNEAIQSNLLSLLSKIPGFPQEKNH, from the exons ATGGTAACTCGTGACATCACGAAAGATTTATTAAGTAGGATGCCTTCTCCAGCGCCAAGATGGCAGGATTATTGTCCAAACATGAAGGACGAATTGTTTAAAGGTTTTCTG GAAAAACATGAATTTGCATCAAATTATGATAAGGCTATGGCAAGAACTGTTTGGAATAAGACAATGCATGACCGCTATCCTGATATTTTGAAAAGAGCAAGGGATAGAGCTTTTAAGGAGGCAAACTCTACTAGTATTGCTGATATTAAGGGTCATGGACCTAAAGCAATGAAAGTTGATGTTTGGAATGGATTAGTTGATCATTGGTTAGATTCAAAGTGGCAAAACAAGTCTGTGGCCGGTCAAAAAAATAGGGCTGCTATGCCTGCTCATAAACTACACACTGCAGGGTCTATCAGTTTTGGCGAACACAAGAGAAGAAAG GACTCATATGGAgaggcaatatcacaaaaatatggagaagatttAATAGATCAACCTGAAGTTGATCCTGACGTGTGGACAGAAGTTGCAGGAACCAACAAGAAAGGACGAGTTCATGGGTTAGGCCGCAGTTTGGATATTGGTATTCATGATCATAGAGATGTGCCATTACCTGAAGATACAGGTGTTTCTACAGTCAAGTCAGTTTCACACACAGACATCACTGAGGCTATTAAAGAAGCATTGCCTAGTGCTATAAATGCAGTGTTGCCTAGTGTTGTAAATGAAGCTATACAGAGTAATTTATTGTCTCTCCTTTCTAAGATTCCAGGATTCCCCCAAGAGAAGAACCATTAG
- the LOC107624278 gene encoding UDP-galactose/UDP-glucose transporter 3: MEAHGSGLRRVLVLTFCVAGIWSAYIYQGILQETLSTKRFGPNGERFEHLAFLNLAQNVVYLIWSYIMIKIWSSGSSGGAPWWSYWSCGITNTIGPAMEIEALKYISYPAQACYFSSLYWQKSSKMIPVMLMGTIVYGIRYTFPEYVCTFLVVGGVSTFALLKVSSKTMSKLAHPNATLGYGLCFLNLTFDGFINATQDSLKARYPKTSAWNIMLGMNLWGTIYNMIYMFGWPSGSGFEAVRFCKQHPEAAWDIILFCCCGAVGQNFIFLTISRFGSLANTTITTTRKFVSIVVSSLLSGNPLSTKQWGCVCMVFTGLSYQIYLKWQKLQRLQKRKAT, encoded by the exons ATGGAGGCTCACGGATCCGGTCTCCGCCGCGTCCTAGTTCTGACCTTCTGTGTCGCCGGCATCTGGTCTGCCTACATCTACCAAGGCATTCTTCAAGAAACTCT ATCCACAAAGCGGTTCGGTCCAAATGGCGAGAGGTTTGAGCACCTTGCATTTCTGAACTTGGCGCAGAATGTGGTTTATTTGATATGGTCTTACATAA tgATTAAGATATGGTCAAGTGGGAGTAGTGGTGGTGCACCTTGGTGGTCTTACTGGAGTTGTGGAATTACCAACACTATTGGTCCAGCGATGGAAATTGAAGCACTCAAGTATATTAGTTACCCGGCTCAGGCATGTTACTTTTCTTCATT GTACTGGCAAAAATCCTCAAAAATGATTCCAG TTATGTTGATGGGTACTATAGTGTATGGTATAAGATACACTTTTCCAGAATACGTCTGTACATTCCTTGTTGTTGGAGGGGTATCAACATTTGCGCTTTTAAAGGTTAG CTCAAAGACTATGAGCAAGTTAGCACATCCAAATGCTACCCTTGGATATGGACTATGTTTCCTGAACCTTACATTTGATGGATTTATAAATGCAACTCAGGATTCCTTAAAAGCAAG GTACCCTAAAACAAGTGCTTGGAATATTATGTTGGGAATGAATTTATGGGGAACCATATACAATATGATTTACATGTTTGGCTGGCCCAGTGGAAGTGGATTTGAAGCTGTTCGCTTCTGCAAACAGCATCCAGAGGCAGCATGGGATATTATTCTCTTCTGCTGTTGTGGTGCTGTGGGCCAAAACTTCATCTTTTTGACAATAAGCCGATTTGGCTCTTTGGCTAACACCACCATTACTACCACTCGCAAATTCGTTAGCATTGTGGTATCTTCTCTGTTGAGTGGAAATCCGCTTTCAACAAAACAATGGGGTTGTGTTTGTATGGTATTCACTGGATTGTCATACCAGATCTACCTCAAGTGGCAGAAGCTACAACGACTGCAGAAAAGAAAAGCCACTTGA